The Verrucomicrobiota bacterium genome has a segment encoding these proteins:
- a CDS encoding NUDIX hydrolase, giving the protein MIRPWQRLGSTALGDFRIFKLRADRKRSPRNGYEQDFVVLECAHWVNVVAVTPDQELVMVEQFRHGSGTVELEIPGGMIDREDSSPVAAGVRELREETGYEGAGARLLGRISPNPALMENTCYTVLVEQCRLRHELALDQGEDLAVRLVPVKDVPRLISEGRIQHALVVVALHYLRMHLEGVAPPV; this is encoded by the coding sequence ATGATTCGGCCCTGGCAGAGGCTCGGTTCGACGGCGCTGGGCGATTTCCGCATTTTCAAGCTGCGGGCGGATCGCAAGCGATCTCCGCGGAACGGTTACGAGCAGGATTTTGTCGTCCTGGAATGCGCGCACTGGGTTAACGTCGTCGCGGTGACTCCGGATCAGGAGTTGGTGATGGTGGAGCAATTCCGGCACGGTTCGGGCACGGTGGAGTTGGAGATTCCAGGCGGCATGATCGACCGCGAGGATTCCTCACCCGTGGCGGCCGGAGTGCGCGAACTACGCGAGGAGACAGGATACGAGGGCGCCGGAGCGAGGTTGCTGGGCCGCATCAGTCCGAATCCGGCCTTGATGGAGAACACCTGCTACACGGTGTTGGTGGAGCAATGCCGGCTGCGGCACGAGCTGGCTTTGGATCAGGGGGAGGATTTAGCTGTGCGGCTGGTCCCGGTGAAAGACGTGCCGAGATTGATTTCCGAGGGGCGCATTCAACACGCCCTGGTGGTGGTGGCGCTTCATTATCTCCGGATGCACCTGGAGGGTGTCGCACCCCCGGTCTGA
- a CDS encoding divalent-cation tolerance protein CutA codes for MRSASTFRIVFVTAPDLNQARALADRLLRERCVACANLVPGLESRYWWKGKLESAREILLILKTTRAKLRQVESVIREIHPYDTPEILSIESGEGSAKYLDWLSASVRGKP; via the coding sequence ATGAGATCCGCTTCAACTTTTCGCATCGTCTTTGTCACCGCGCCAGACTTGAACCAAGCTCGCGCCTTGGCGGACCGTTTGTTGAGGGAACGGTGCGTGGCTTGCGCCAATCTGGTGCCGGGTCTCGAATCCCGCTACTGGTGGAAGGGAAAGCTCGAATCCGCTCGGGAAATTCTGCTCATCTTGAAAACGACGCGGGCGAAGCTGCGCCAGGTCGAGTCGGTGATTCGAGAGATTCATCCCTACGATACCCCGGAGATTCTGTCGATCGAGTCCGGGGAAGGCAGCGCAAAGTATTTGGATTGGTTGAGCGCGAGTGTGCGCGGCAAGCCGTGA
- a CDS encoding peptidylprolyl isomerase encodes MGAVQAAEGDKKTDAAVKEVAVIKTKHGEMVVEFWADVAPKTVENFKKLAKEKFYDGTAFHRIMKGFMIQGGDPLTKDVANADRFGTGGPGHTVKAEFNDRKHVRGVLSMARSAHPDSAGSQFFICLGVADFLDKKYTAFGRLIKGDEVLGKIGDVAVTANRSGELSKPVERQEVESVRIVPADSIK; translated from the coding sequence ATGGGCGCGGTTCAAGCCGCGGAGGGCGACAAGAAAACGGACGCCGCGGTGAAAGAAGTCGCTGTGATCAAGACCAAGCACGGCGAGATGGTGGTGGAGTTTTGGGCTGACGTCGCACCGAAGACGGTCGAGAATTTCAAGAAACTCGCCAAAGAGAAGTTTTACGACGGCACCGCCTTTCACCGGATCATGAAGGGATTTATGATTCAAGGCGGCGATCCGTTGACGAAGGACGTGGCCAACGCAGACCGGTTTGGCACCGGCGGGCCCGGACACACCGTCAAGGCGGAGTTCAACGACCGCAAGCACGTGCGCGGGGTGTTGTCGATGGCCCGTTCGGCTCATCCGGACTCAGCCGGCAGCCAGTTCTTCATTTGCCTCGGCGTGGCGGATTTTCTGGACAAGAAATACACTGCGTTTGGCAGGTTGATCAAAGGCGACGAGGTGCTCGGCAAGATCGGAGATGTCGCGGTCACCGCGAACCGCAGCGGCGAACTCAGCAAACCGGTCGAGCGTCAGGAGGTGGAAAGCGTCCGCATCGTGCCCGCCGACAGCATCAAGTGA
- a CDS encoding type II secretion system protein, whose amino-acid sequence MKSRIANPISKIAFTLIELLVVIAIRMAQSKCIRVDNRGQTCLVPKPDHLHDVSVNSENDGIIALNDFAHHRVAKLGHHASAH is encoded by the coding sequence ATGAAATCCAGAATCGCAAATCCAATTTCCAAAATCGCATTCACCCTCATCGAACTCCTGGTCGTCATCGCCATCCGCATGGCCCAGTCAAAATGCATCCGAGTCGATAACAGGGGTCAAACGTGCCTCGTGCCAAAACCGGATCACTTGCACGATGTCTCCGTGAATTCAGAAAACGATGGGATAATCGCGCTAAATGATTTCGCGCACCATCGGGTCGCAAAGCTCGGGCACCACGCGTCCGCGCATTAG
- a CDS encoding peptidylprolyl isomerase — MTVSFWPEVAPNTVENFKKLARAGAYDGTCFHRIVKGFMIQGGDPLTKDPSNENLFGTGGPGYKIKAEFNDRPHVRGVLSMARSQHPDSAGSQFFICLADARFLDRQYTAFGELIGGDDVLGLIGDTPTASGNGGERSKPVTRVHVESVRIIPAT; from the coding sequence ATGACGGTTTCCTTTTGGCCCGAGGTGGCGCCCAACACCGTGGAAAACTTCAAGAAGCTGGCGCGCGCGGGCGCCTACGACGGCACTTGTTTTCATCGGATCGTGAAAGGCTTCATGATCCAGGGCGGAGACCCACTCACCAAAGACCCGTCCAATGAAAATCTCTTTGGCACGGGCGGACCGGGCTACAAGATCAAGGCCGAGTTTAATGATCGCCCGCATGTTCGCGGTGTGCTTTCGATGGCGCGATCGCAGCATCCGGATTCGGCGGGCAGCCAGTTTTTCATTTGCCTGGCGGACGCGCGATTTCTGGACCGTCAATACACGGCCTTTGGCGAGTTGATTGGCGGCGACGACGTGCTGGGTCTCATTGGAGACACCCCCACGGCCTCGGGCAATGGCGGGGAGCGGAGCAAGCCGGTCACGCGCGTCCATGTCGAAAGCGTTCGGATCATTCCTGCAACGTGA